A single genomic interval of Oenanthe melanoleuca isolate GR-GAL-2019-014 chromosome 13, OMel1.0, whole genome shotgun sequence harbors:
- the LRRTM2 gene encoding leucine-rich repeat transmembrane neuronal protein 2 isoform X3 — protein MHPPMYSKEWLFYGLRKLQTLHLRSNSLRTIPVRLFWDCRSLEFLDLSTNRLRSLARNGFAGLIKLRELHLEHNQLTKINFAHFLRLSSLHTLFLQWNKISNLTCGMEWTWGTLAKLDLTGNEIKAIDLTVFETMPNLKTLLMDNNKLTTLDSKILSSLTSLTTVGLSGNLWECSSKICALATWLSGFQGRWEHSILCHSPDHTQGEDILDAVYGFQLCWNLSTVVTPVATTSYTAPTTEYTKRISSSHFHVGDKEIPTTAGMVVTTEEQFPEPNNAIFTQRVITGTMALLFSFFFIIFIVFISRKCCPPTLRRIRQCSMIQNHRQLRSQTRLHMANMSDQGPYNEYEPTHEGPFIIINGYGQCKCQQLPYKECEV, from the exons ATGCACCCTCCAATGTACTCAAAAGAATGG CTCTTCTACGGCCTTCGCAAGCTACAGACCTTGCACTTGCGATCCAACTCCCTGCGGACCATCCCGGTCCGCCTGTTCTGGGACTGCCGTagcctggaattcctggatttGAGCACAAACCGCCTGCGAAGTTTGGCTCGCAATGGATTTGCGGGATTAATCAAGCTGAGGGAGCTTCACCTAGAGCACAACCAGCTGACAAAGATTAATTTTGCTCATTTCCTCCGGCTGAGCAGCCTGCACACGCTCTTCTTGCAGTGGAACAAAATCAGCAACTTGACATGTGGGATGGAGTGGACCTGGGGCACCTTAGCAAAGCTCGATTTGACTGGAAATGAAATCAAAGCCATCGACCTCACCGTCTTTGAAACTATGCCTAACCTTAAAACCCTCCTCATGGATAACAACAAGCTCACCACTCTGGATTCCAAGATCCTGAGCTCGCTGACATCCCTCACCACCGTGGGCCTCTCCGGCAATCTGTGGGAATGCAGCTCAAAGATCTGCGCCTTGGCCACATGGTTGAGTGGCTTCCAAGGTCGGTGGGAGCACTCCATCCTCTGCCACAGCCCCGACCACACCCAGGGAGAGGATATTCTGGATGCAGTGTATGGTTTTCAGCTTTGCTGGAATTTATCGACTGTGGTTACCCCCGTGGCTACGACGTCGTACACGGCTCCAACTACCGAGTACACGAAAAGAATCAGCTCCTCTCATTTCCATGTGGGAGACAAAGAGATTCCAACTACGGCAGGCATGGTCGTTACCACCGAAGAACAGTTCCCCGAGCCAAACAATGCCATCTTCACTCAGAGGGTAATTACGGGAACAATGgctttattgttttctttcttttttatcatttttatagTGTTCATCTCCAGGAAGTGCTGCCCTCCCACACTCAGAAGAATTAGGCAGTGCTCAATGATTCAAAACCACAGGCAGCTCCGATCCCAAACGCGGCTGCACATGGCCAATATGTCAGACCAAGGACCCTATAACGAGTACGAACCCACCCACGAAGGACCCTTCATCATCATCAATGGCTACGGACAGTGcaagtgccagcagctgccctaTAAAGAATGTGAAGTATAA
- the LRRTM2 gene encoding leucine-rich repeat transmembrane neuronal protein 2 isoform X1: MGLHFKWPLGARMLAALYAMSMVLKMLPALGMACPPKCRCEKLLFYCDSQGFHSVPNTTEKGSLGLSLRHNYISELERDQFASFSQLTWLHLDHNQIATVREDSFQGLYKLKELVLSSNKIFHLPNTTFSQLLNLQNLDLSFNQLSSLHPELFYGLRKLQTLHLRSNSLRTIPVRLFWDCRSLEFLDLSTNRLRSLARNGFAGLIKLRELHLEHNQLTKINFAHFLRLSSLHTLFLQWNKISNLTCGMEWTWGTLAKLDLTGNEIKAIDLTVFETMPNLKTLLMDNNKLTTLDSKILSSLTSLTTVGLSGNLWECSSKICALATWLSGFQGRWEHSILCHSPDHTQGEDILDAVYGFQLCWNLSTVVTPVATTSYTAPTTEYTKRISSSHFHVGDKEIPTTAGMVVTTEEQFPEPNNAIFTQRVITGTMALLFSFFFIIFIVFISRKCCPPTLRRIRQCSMIQNHRQLRSQTRLHMANMSDQGPYNEYEPTHEGPFIIINGYGQCKCQQLPYKECEV; the protein is encoded by the exons ATGG GCTTACATTTCAAGTGGCCATTAGGGGCTCGTATGCTGGCAGCACTATATGCAATGAGTatggttttaaaaatgctgcCTGCCTTGGGCATGGCTTGTCCACCAAAATGTCGCTGTGAGAAGCTGCTCTTTTACTGTGACTCTCAGGGGTTTCACTCAGTGCCAAACACCACTGAAAAGGGCTCGCTAGGTTTGTCACTGAGGCACAATTATATTTCTGAACTTGAAAGGGATCAATTTGCAAGCTTCAGTCAACTTACTTGGCTTCACTTAGATCATAATCAAATTGCAACAGTCAGAGAAGATTCTTTTCAAGGACTGTATAAACTTAAGGAATTAGTCTTAAGTTCCAACAAAATCTTTCATTTGCCAAACACAACTTTTAGCCAGCTGCTTAACCTGCAGAATTTGGACCTCTCTTTTAATCAGTTATCCTCTCTGCACCCCGAGCTCTTCTACGGCCTTCGCAAGCTACAGACCTTGCACTTGCGATCCAACTCCCTGCGGACCATCCCGGTCCGCCTGTTCTGGGACTGCCGTagcctggaattcctggatttGAGCACAAACCGCCTGCGAAGTTTGGCTCGCAATGGATTTGCGGGATTAATCAAGCTGAGGGAGCTTCACCTAGAGCACAACCAGCTGACAAAGATTAATTTTGCTCATTTCCTCCGGCTGAGCAGCCTGCACACGCTCTTCTTGCAGTGGAACAAAATCAGCAACTTGACATGTGGGATGGAGTGGACCTGGGGCACCTTAGCAAAGCTCGATTTGACTGGAAATGAAATCAAAGCCATCGACCTCACCGTCTTTGAAACTATGCCTAACCTTAAAACCCTCCTCATGGATAACAACAAGCTCACCACTCTGGATTCCAAGATCCTGAGCTCGCTGACATCCCTCACCACCGTGGGCCTCTCCGGCAATCTGTGGGAATGCAGCTCAAAGATCTGCGCCTTGGCCACATGGTTGAGTGGCTTCCAAGGTCGGTGGGAGCACTCCATCCTCTGCCACAGCCCCGACCACACCCAGGGAGAGGATATTCTGGATGCAGTGTATGGTTTTCAGCTTTGCTGGAATTTATCGACTGTGGTTACCCCCGTGGCTACGACGTCGTACACGGCTCCAACTACCGAGTACACGAAAAGAATCAGCTCCTCTCATTTCCATGTGGGAGACAAAGAGATTCCAACTACGGCAGGCATGGTCGTTACCACCGAAGAACAGTTCCCCGAGCCAAACAATGCCATCTTCACTCAGAGGGTAATTACGGGAACAATGgctttattgttttctttcttttttatcatttttatagTGTTCATCTCCAGGAAGTGCTGCCCTCCCACACTCAGAAGAATTAGGCAGTGCTCAATGATTCAAAACCACAGGCAGCTCCGATCCCAAACGCGGCTGCACATGGCCAATATGTCAGACCAAGGACCCTATAACGAGTACGAACCCACCCACGAAGGACCCTTCATCATCATCAATGGCTACGGACAGTGcaagtgccagcagctgccctaTAAAGAATGTGAAGTATAA
- the LRRTM2 gene encoding leucine-rich repeat transmembrane neuronal protein 2 isoform X2, which yields MHPPMYSKEWLSSLHPELFYGLRKLQTLHLRSNSLRTIPVRLFWDCRSLEFLDLSTNRLRSLARNGFAGLIKLRELHLEHNQLTKINFAHFLRLSSLHTLFLQWNKISNLTCGMEWTWGTLAKLDLTGNEIKAIDLTVFETMPNLKTLLMDNNKLTTLDSKILSSLTSLTTVGLSGNLWECSSKICALATWLSGFQGRWEHSILCHSPDHTQGEDILDAVYGFQLCWNLSTVVTPVATTSYTAPTTEYTKRISSSHFHVGDKEIPTTAGMVVTTEEQFPEPNNAIFTQRVITGTMALLFSFFFIIFIVFISRKCCPPTLRRIRQCSMIQNHRQLRSQTRLHMANMSDQGPYNEYEPTHEGPFIIINGYGQCKCQQLPYKECEV from the exons ATGCACCCTCCAATGTACTCAAAAGAATGG TTATCCTCTCTGCACCCCGAGCTCTTCTACGGCCTTCGCAAGCTACAGACCTTGCACTTGCGATCCAACTCCCTGCGGACCATCCCGGTCCGCCTGTTCTGGGACTGCCGTagcctggaattcctggatttGAGCACAAACCGCCTGCGAAGTTTGGCTCGCAATGGATTTGCGGGATTAATCAAGCTGAGGGAGCTTCACCTAGAGCACAACCAGCTGACAAAGATTAATTTTGCTCATTTCCTCCGGCTGAGCAGCCTGCACACGCTCTTCTTGCAGTGGAACAAAATCAGCAACTTGACATGTGGGATGGAGTGGACCTGGGGCACCTTAGCAAAGCTCGATTTGACTGGAAATGAAATCAAAGCCATCGACCTCACCGTCTTTGAAACTATGCCTAACCTTAAAACCCTCCTCATGGATAACAACAAGCTCACCACTCTGGATTCCAAGATCCTGAGCTCGCTGACATCCCTCACCACCGTGGGCCTCTCCGGCAATCTGTGGGAATGCAGCTCAAAGATCTGCGCCTTGGCCACATGGTTGAGTGGCTTCCAAGGTCGGTGGGAGCACTCCATCCTCTGCCACAGCCCCGACCACACCCAGGGAGAGGATATTCTGGATGCAGTGTATGGTTTTCAGCTTTGCTGGAATTTATCGACTGTGGTTACCCCCGTGGCTACGACGTCGTACACGGCTCCAACTACCGAGTACACGAAAAGAATCAGCTCCTCTCATTTCCATGTGGGAGACAAAGAGATTCCAACTACGGCAGGCATGGTCGTTACCACCGAAGAACAGTTCCCCGAGCCAAACAATGCCATCTTCACTCAGAGGGTAATTACGGGAACAATGgctttattgttttctttcttttttatcatttttatagTGTTCATCTCCAGGAAGTGCTGCCCTCCCACACTCAGAAGAATTAGGCAGTGCTCAATGATTCAAAACCACAGGCAGCTCCGATCCCAAACGCGGCTGCACATGGCCAATATGTCAGACCAAGGACCCTATAACGAGTACGAACCCACCCACGAAGGACCCTTCATCATCATCAATGGCTACGGACAGTGcaagtgccagcagctgccctaTAAAGAATGTGAAGTATAA